A portion of the Sphingorhabdus pulchriflava genome contains these proteins:
- a CDS encoding 4-(cytidine 5'-diphospho)-2-C-methyl-D-erythritol kinase produces MLFSETAYAKINLALHVRRRREDSYHELETLFAFAKDGDLLTAEPADTLSLSITGPFAEGLEADDSNLVLRAAKALQVASGTRQGATIKLDKRLPVAAGIGGGSADAAAALRLLTRLWEVAIPDAMMHEIAIDLGADIPACLQSQTVFGSGVGEKLTALIVHDIAGTPILLVNPLKPCPTGPVFKAWDRVDWGALEVQDWRHARNDLEAPAIGLVPEIAEVIAQLQVQPGVTFVRMSGSGATCFALFDSLDQRDGAAQAISATRPDWWLLPTVLR; encoded by the coding sequence ATGCTGTTCAGCGAAACTGCCTACGCCAAAATCAACCTTGCGCTGCATGTCCGGCGACGGCGCGAGGATAGCTATCACGAACTGGAAACGCTTTTTGCTTTTGCGAAAGATGGTGACCTTTTGACAGCGGAGCCGGCAGATACGCTTTCACTTTCGATCACCGGGCCGTTTGCCGAGGGTTTGGAGGCAGATGACTCCAATCTGGTTTTGCGCGCTGCAAAGGCGCTTCAGGTGGCCAGTGGGACGAGGCAAGGGGCGACAATCAAGCTCGACAAGCGCCTGCCTGTAGCCGCGGGAATTGGCGGTGGTTCGGCTGACGCCGCAGCCGCATTACGCCTTCTGACGCGACTGTGGGAAGTCGCTATTCCCGATGCAATGATGCACGAAATCGCGATCGATCTTGGCGCAGATATTCCGGCATGCCTGCAGTCGCAGACCGTTTTCGGCAGCGGCGTTGGTGAAAAGCTTACCGCATTGATTGTCCACGACATCGCTGGCACACCGATCCTGCTCGTCAATCCTTTGAAGCCATGTCCGACCGGTCCGGTCTTCAAAGCGTGGGACAGGGTTGATTGGGGGGCGCTAGAAGTGCAGGACTGGCGGCATGCCCGCAATGATCTGGAAGCGCCGGCGATCGGGTTAGTTCCGGAAATCGCTGAGGTGATTGCTCAGCTTCAGGTGCAACCGGGCGTCACGTTCGTGCGTATGTCAGGTTCCGGTGCGACTTGCTTTGCGCTTTTCGATTCGTTGGACCAAAGGGATGGAGCCGCACAAGCCATATCAGCAACGAGGCCGGACTGGTGGTTGCTGCCAACGGTGCTGCGATGA
- a CDS encoding electron transfer flavoprotein-ubiquinone oxidoreductase, which yields MSERESMPYDVVIVGGGPAGLSAAIRLKQINPETTVCILEKGSEIGAHILSGAVFDPKAIDELLPDWKEQGCPMAEVPVTENHHWVLSRGGHMAIPHLFTPGWMHNKGTYTGSLGNLCRWLGTQAENLGVEIFPGFPAAEILYNDDGSVKGVATGDMGVARDGSHKPDYMPGMELHAKYTLFAEGARGHLTKQLKSKYDLERDCQPQVYGIGMKELWDIEPEKHKPGRVIHTQGWPLSQTESWGGGFLYHQANGQVALGFVVALDYTNPHVFPFEEFQRWKQHPEIRKILEGGKRVSYGARAINEGGWQSVPKLAFPGGALIGCSAGFVNVPRIKGSHTAMKSGMLAAESISAALSASREHDELSDYQANLNESWIATELKLVKNAQPAIAKYGETYGTIFAGVDMWMRTLKIGLPIEMKHHADNEALGRKDLYQPVNYPKPDGVISFDRLSSVFLSNTNHEEDQPCHLQLKDPEVPITVNLALYDAPETRYCPAGVYEIVGKDEGQPRLQINAQNCVHCKTCDIKDPTQNINWVTPEGGGGPNYPNM from the coding sequence ATGAGTGAAAGGGAGTCGATGCCATATGACGTGGTGATCGTCGGCGGTGGACCTGCAGGCCTTTCGGCGGCAATCCGCCTGAAACAGATTAACCCCGAAACCACAGTCTGCATCCTCGAAAAAGGATCGGAAATCGGCGCACATATCCTGTCTGGCGCGGTATTTGACCCCAAGGCGATTGACGAACTTTTGCCTGATTGGAAAGAGCAAGGCTGCCCAATGGCAGAGGTTCCGGTCACCGAGAACCACCACTGGGTATTATCGCGCGGCGGCCATATGGCGATCCCGCATTTGTTCACCCCGGGCTGGATGCATAACAAAGGTACCTACACCGGTTCGCTCGGCAATTTGTGCCGCTGGTTAGGAACCCAAGCTGAAAATCTCGGAGTCGAAATCTTCCCAGGCTTCCCGGCCGCCGAGATCCTGTACAATGACGATGGTTCGGTAAAGGGTGTCGCAACTGGCGATATGGGCGTAGCGCGTGATGGCAGCCATAAGCCCGATTATATGCCCGGCATGGAACTGCACGCAAAATATACCCTTTTTGCAGAGGGTGCGCGCGGACATCTCACAAAGCAGCTGAAGTCAAAATATGATCTTGAGCGTGATTGCCAACCGCAGGTTTACGGTATTGGCATGAAGGAATTGTGGGATATTGAGCCCGAAAAACACAAACCGGGCAGGGTAATCCATACGCAAGGCTGGCCACTTTCTCAAACAGAAAGCTGGGGCGGGGGCTTCCTCTATCACCAGGCGAACGGTCAGGTGGCGCTCGGTTTCGTGGTTGCGCTGGATTACACAAACCCACACGTCTTCCCATTCGAGGAATTCCAGCGCTGGAAGCAGCACCCGGAAATCCGCAAAATACTGGAAGGCGGAAAGCGCGTCTCTTATGGCGCTCGCGCAATCAACGAAGGCGGATGGCAATCGGTACCGAAGCTCGCTTTTCCGGGGGGCGCGCTGATTGGTTGCTCTGCTGGTTTCGTCAATGTTCCCCGTATCAAAGGCAGTCATACCGCGATGAAATCAGGCATGCTGGCCGCAGAAAGCATCTCGGCTGCGCTGTCGGCGAGTCGCGAGCATGACGAGTTGTCGGATTATCAAGCCAATCTCAACGAAAGCTGGATCGCGACTGAGCTCAAGCTGGTGAAAAATGCCCAGCCTGCAATCGCCAAATATGGTGAAACCTACGGCACCATCTTCGCAGGTGTCGATATGTGGATGCGGACGTTGAAGATCGGCCTGCCGATCGAGATGAAGCATCATGCTGACAATGAAGCACTTGGACGCAAGGACCTGTATCAGCCCGTTAATTATCCAAAACCCGATGGTGTGATCAGCTTTGACCGGCTTTCATCGGTGTTTCTTTCAAACACCAATCATGAGGAAGACCAGCCCTGCCATTTGCAGCTCAAAGACCCCGAGGTGCCCATCACGGTTAACCTCGCGCTCTATGATGCACCGGAAACGCGCTATTGCCCGGCAGGTGTTTATGAAATCGTCGGTAAGGATGAAGGGCAACCGCGCCTTCAGATAAATGCGCAAAACTGCGTCCACTGCAAAACTTGCGACATCAAGGACCCGACGCAGAATATCAACTGGGTGACGCCCGAGGGCGGAGGTGGCCCCAATTATCCGAACATGTAG
- a CDS encoding c-type cytochrome: MKIYDDAAFRRTLQKGYRYDGNELWDMPSFLFSELSETDLVALTTYLRGVPPTGKSHPRPILLEGALKEIKQGIYRSSAAEAKLRAGTFPPDAGPQHRLGRYIARATCAECHGMDLRGGTPYPGAPPRPDIRMVAAYDKADFVKLMKTGKAAGNRELQLMSGVARGRYSQFTPREVDALYEYLKAVSVTNP; this comes from the coding sequence ATGAAAATATATGACGACGCGGCTTTCCGCCGAACCCTTCAAAAAGGCTATCGTTACGATGGAAACGAATTGTGGGATATGCCCTCCTTCCTGTTCTCAGAATTGTCCGAAACCGATCTGGTCGCACTGACCACATATCTAAGAGGTGTACCGCCCACGGGAAAAAGTCACCCGAGGCCTATATTGCTCGAAGGAGCGTTGAAAGAGATCAAGCAAGGCATCTACAGATCAAGTGCGGCCGAGGCAAAATTGAGAGCTGGCACTTTTCCGCCAGATGCAGGCCCGCAGCACAGACTGGGCCGCTACATCGCACGCGCAACTTGCGCGGAATGTCATGGCATGGATCTGCGCGGCGGAACTCCCTATCCTGGCGCGCCTCCGCGCCCTGATATCCGCATGGTTGCTGCCTATGACAAAGCCGATTTCGTCAAACTCATGAAAACCGGCAAGGCTGCGGGTAATCGGGAATTGCAATTGATGAGCGGCGTCGCGCGCGGCCGATACAGCCAGTTCACGCCGCGAGAGGTAGACGCGCTTTATGAATATCTGAAAGCCGTGTCGGTGACGAATCCTTAG
- a CDS encoding DUF1330 domain-containing protein, producing the protein MSAEAHVDPTREAFNAFKALPRDVPIQMLNLIRYRDLAAYPEGHENAAKGWTGERAYQEYGKTSGPIFQRVGGSVLWRGAFQTVLTGPADEHWDAAFIAQYPNAGAFLEMVTDPDYRLAVVNRQAAVQTSRLIRFAPMEGDSGSFS; encoded by the coding sequence ATGTCTGCCGAGGCGCATGTCGATCCGACGCGTGAGGCATTCAACGCCTTCAAAGCGTTGCCGCGCGATGTGCCGATCCAGATGCTCAACCTGATCCGTTATCGCGATCTTGCCGCCTATCCGGAAGGTCACGAAAATGCCGCCAAGGGCTGGACAGGCGAGCGCGCCTATCAGGAATATGGTAAAACCAGCGGACCTATCTTCCAGCGCGTGGGGGGAAGCGTCCTTTGGCGCGGCGCCTTTCAGACCGTACTGACTGGTCCTGCCGACGAGCATTGGGACGCAGCTTTCATCGCGCAATATCCCAACGCCGGAGCGTTTCTGGAGATGGTCACCGACCCCGATTATCGCCTGGCTGTGGTCAATCGCCAAGCTGCGGTGCAAACGAGCCGACTTATTCGTTTCGCACCGATGGAAGGCGATTCCGGCAGCTTCAGCTGA
- the moaB gene encoding molybdenum cofactor biosynthesis protein B: protein MPLDETKTFKPVNIALITVSDTRTYENDTSGDLLAEFIVDAGHQLVDRVIERDDVSKLVARLHGFIDTEYVDCVILTGGTGLTGRDITPEALDRVKSKDIPGFGELFRMLSYETIGTSTIQSRACAVLARGTYIFALPGSNGAVKDGWTKILVHQLDSRHKPCNFVELMPRLREQ, encoded by the coding sequence TTGCCGCTCGATGAAACCAAGACGTTCAAACCCGTCAATATCGCTTTGATTACGGTATCCGACACGCGCACTTATGAAAATGACACGAGCGGAGATTTGCTCGCTGAATTTATCGTCGACGCCGGACATCAATTGGTTGATCGGGTTATCGAACGCGATGATGTGTCAAAACTAGTCGCGCGGCTGCACGGCTTTATCGACACCGAATATGTTGACTGCGTTATCTTGACCGGCGGTACCGGTCTTACCGGACGCGACATCACGCCCGAGGCGCTCGACCGCGTAAAGAGCAAAGACATACCTGGATTTGGCGAGCTTTTCCGTATGCTAAGCTATGAAACCATCGGCACTTCCACCATCCAGAGCCGCGCCTGTGCGGTGCTGGCTCGCGGTACCTATATCTTTGCCCTGCCTGGTTCGAACGGTGCGGTGAAAGATGGCTGGACCAAGATTCTGGTCCACCAGCTCGACAGCCGTCATAAGCCGTGCAACTTCGTTGAACTGATGCCTCGGCTGCGCGAACAATAA
- a CDS encoding tetratricopeptide repeat protein, protein MAAPEPSDLYWDAQRLELAGQGDAALKSYAKLLARSPDSEAAASNLLAAAVREGNFADALTAIRFGQKAQTTDSDAPLLGFVDAFRRKKWGEASAAVAELEAKRDFAFMAPMLNGWLNVAQGRASGFSASQLMTGGLTAYYGDDQLVYFDLAEGNIAQGKLRLRNFRGYDEPHGRFLAGHAMGEFARSGDQEFASALGRQIGLEQGNYVTSKVTADIGLAMMFARLAIALDEQKQPQNALYFARLGQWIAPTSDAAKLSLAELLQRQGLNQKSSAILKTIAPNSPFWFQSVVNQTQLADTPDMAVAVAKTALDAQPKSAQLKLLYAQRLEQAGQREQAIPVYRSLLDLNATEGGGSIRAMHLLLLASALDAGGDWNGAQKALEEALLLAPRNAQVLNYLGYSLLERRIDVKRGFELVSKAYELAPQSAAITDSLGWAHFLKGEFDIAIPLLEAAVKSAIGDVAINEHLGDAYWSVGRKSEARFAWKAAALAAEGDVAVRLTRKIDFGWTKETAAP, encoded by the coding sequence TTGGCGGCACCAGAGCCAAGTGACCTGTATTGGGATGCGCAGCGCCTCGAACTTGCGGGCCAGGGCGACGCAGCGTTGAAAAGCTATGCAAAATTGCTGGCGCGCAGCCCCGATAGTGAGGCGGCGGCCAGCAACCTTTTGGCCGCAGCAGTGCGCGAAGGCAACTTCGCCGATGCGCTGACCGCCATACGCTTTGGGCAGAAGGCGCAAACGACCGATAGCGATGCTCCCTTGCTGGGGTTTGTCGATGCGTTTCGCCGGAAAAAATGGGGCGAGGCGAGTGCGGCGGTTGCCGAACTCGAAGCAAAGCGCGATTTTGCTTTCATGGCACCCATGCTGAATGGCTGGCTGAACGTAGCCCAAGGGCGCGCATCGGGTTTTTCTGCGTCCCAATTGATGACAGGCGGGCTCACAGCATATTATGGCGACGACCAGTTGGTGTATTTCGATCTCGCGGAAGGGAATATCGCCCAAGGTAAACTCCGGCTGCGCAATTTCAGGGGGTATGACGAACCCCATGGTCGCTTCCTTGCAGGCCATGCAATGGGCGAATTCGCGCGTTCAGGAGATCAGGAATTTGCCTCTGCCCTTGGCCGTCAAATTGGCTTGGAGCAGGGCAATTACGTTACTTCGAAAGTAACAGCTGATATCGGCCTTGCGATGATGTTCGCCCGTCTTGCGATTGCGTTGGACGAACAGAAGCAACCACAAAATGCTTTGTATTTTGCGCGTCTTGGCCAGTGGATTGCGCCAACAAGCGATGCGGCGAAACTGTCACTGGCGGAGCTTCTTCAGCGTCAGGGCCTCAACCAAAAGTCGTCGGCCATACTGAAAACCATCGCTCCCAATTCACCATTCTGGTTTCAATCAGTAGTTAATCAAACGCAGTTGGCGGATACCCCGGATATGGCTGTGGCAGTTGCCAAAACCGCACTTGATGCACAGCCAAAATCAGCACAACTAAAATTGCTATACGCCCAACGTTTGGAACAAGCAGGACAGCGCGAACAAGCCATTCCTGTTTATCGTAGCTTGCTTGACTTGAACGCTACGGAAGGTGGCGGTTCGATCCGCGCGATGCACCTATTGCTGCTGGCATCCGCTCTGGATGCCGGTGGTGACTGGAATGGTGCACAAAAAGCCCTTGAGGAGGCCCTCTTGCTCGCGCCAAGGAACGCTCAAGTCTTGAACTATCTGGGCTATTCGTTGCTGGAGCGGCGCATCGATGTGAAGCGTGGTTTTGAACTGGTGTCGAAAGCTTATGAACTTGCGCCGCAATCGGCAGCAATTACCGATTCCCTCGGTTGGGCGCACTTTCTAAAGGGTGAATTCGACATTGCCATTCCATTACTCGAAGCAGCCGTAAAGTCGGCAATAGGCGATGTCGCAATCAATGAGCATTTGGGGGACGCTTACTGGTCAGTAGGTCGCAAATCTGAAGCACGTTTCGCCTGGAAGGCTGCGGCGCTGGCAGCTGAAGGTGATGTGGCAGTGCGTTTGACCCGAAAAATCGACTTTGGCTGGACCAAAGAGACGGCCGCACCCTAA
- a CDS encoding uracil-DNA glycosylase family protein: MQVAPQDRGKILADSIHSWWRDAGVDYLCQAEPTNWLADADEPRSMPKVPAAEILRSPLSTPLVASNPVWPDEFASFQKAIATDPSMPGNGYGPARAVPVGIAQADLMILTDFPESEDIIAGELGHGAVGKLLQAMLSACGYSIGEVHLAALAHSRPASGALPKQDANLLADFARHQIKIVQPKRMLLLGTAVSEILLGKELMEARSNLPEFNQDGRNLTAVATFHPRTLLARPILKAQAWKDLQRIVKRDIV, encoded by the coding sequence ATGCAGGTCGCACCGCAGGACAGGGGAAAAATACTCGCAGACTCGATCCACAGCTGGTGGCGCGATGCCGGTGTTGATTATCTGTGCCAGGCTGAACCGACTAATTGGCTTGCAGATGCAGATGAACCTCGTTCGATGCCCAAGGTCCCTGCAGCCGAAATTCTGCGGTCTCCGCTGTCTACTCCTTTAGTGGCGTCAAACCCAGTTTGGCCGGATGAATTTGCTTCATTTCAGAAAGCGATTGCAACTGATCCTTCAATGCCAGGCAACGGATATGGGCCAGCGCGTGCTGTTCCTGTTGGAATTGCGCAAGCCGATTTGATGATTTTAACCGATTTTCCCGAATCTGAGGACATAATAGCTGGAGAATTGGGGCACGGCGCCGTCGGTAAACTGTTGCAGGCCATGCTGTCTGCTTGTGGTTATTCGATCGGAGAAGTCCATTTGGCGGCTTTGGCGCACAGTCGTCCTGCTAGCGGGGCTTTGCCAAAACAGGATGCAAATTTGCTGGCTGACTTTGCCCGACACCAAATCAAAATCGTGCAACCCAAACGGATGCTATTGCTCGGCACTGCAGTTTCGGAAATCCTTTTAGGCAAGGAACTGATGGAGGCACGCTCAAATTTACCGGAATTTAACCAAGATGGCCGCAATTTGACGGCTGTAGCAACTTTTCATCCGCGAACTCTTTTGGCCCGTCCGATTTTGAAAGCACAGGCCTGGAAAGATTTACAGCGGATCGTGAAGAGAGATATTGTGTGA
- a CDS encoding N-formylglutamate amidohydrolase: protein MNDAWKLIGEPKAGGILVVSDHASNRVPDDIDLGIDPTLLQQHIAIDIGVAGLAEIMSESAGYAAFLGNVSRLVCDFNREEHQPAAIPIASDGHAIPGNALDHEAYEARLHRFFRPYHSKLAELLEQHRPVLTLSLHSFTPQLESHPEKQRPWQVGVLYNEDDGAARIAIPLLKAEGLCVGDQQPYSGKLLNATMNRHCEAHGRPYLGIEIRQDQIRDTMGQSVWAERLVRICNEVALKLRA, encoded by the coding sequence ATGAATGACGCTTGGAAACTGATCGGTGAACCCAAGGCAGGTGGCATCCTGGTTGTCAGCGATCATGCGTCTAACCGCGTTCCGGATGATATCGATCTGGGCATCGATCCGACCTTGCTGCAGCAGCACATTGCCATCGACATAGGCGTGGCAGGCCTGGCCGAAATCATGTCAGAAAGTGCAGGCTATGCGGCGTTTCTCGGCAATGTCAGCCGTCTGGTTTGCGATTTCAACCGGGAGGAACATCAACCTGCGGCGATTCCGATCGCCAGCGATGGACATGCGATACCGGGAAACGCCCTCGACCATGAAGCGTATGAGGCGCGCCTCCATCGCTTTTTCAGGCCTTATCATTCAAAACTCGCCGAATTGCTGGAACAGCATCGGCCTGTGCTGACACTCTCGCTGCACAGCTTCACTCCGCAATTGGAAAGTCATCCAGAGAAGCAACGACCTTGGCAGGTTGGCGTTTTGTATAACGAGGATGACGGCGCAGCACGGATCGCAATTCCGCTGCTTAAGGCAGAGGGCCTGTGCGTTGGCGACCAGCAACCCTATTCAGGCAAACTGCTCAACGCGACGATGAACCGCCATTGCGAAGCTCATGGTAGGCCCTATCTGGGTATCGAAATCCGGCAGGACCAGATACGAGACACAATGGGGCAGTCTGTATGGGCAGAACGCCTTGTGCGGATTTGCAACGAAGTGGCGTTGAAACTGCGGGCTTAG
- a CDS encoding lytic transglycosylase domain-containing protein, translated as MASPAWAGTADTVRQAVAPDALEQIGGQPSAKDKQSFSAIFAAIDGKSWSEASKLIDAAPKGPLAHIARAELYLAAGSPKVEASQLQSLLNDAPWLPQAERLEKMASKRGASDLPIRPGTKRFSFLGSAPKRDLPDASPAAATLRDKLQVEIKADNPSGAESLLEAQASSLDIRALTELRYRVAWSYYIENDDANARRVAGVARAAGGEWGTQAEWVHALADWRLGDHKEAFASFDRVSRATDNEELKAAALFWSSRAAVAARQPQQVQPRLQAAARMQETFYGLLAAEALGMEPVASKTVRRTAPDWKQVTGTDNVRAAIALSAIGKNELADEALRHQARIGDERQHAALARLAGALNLPATQLWMGHYGPRGENLDPMARYPLPSWQPSGGWRIDPALVYAHTLQESAFRTSVISGAGARGLMQVKPTTAQEMARARGAYLSASDLDRPAVNLEYGQSYIEKLRDLNATGGLLPKVIAAYNAGPAPVTRWNNEIRDNGDPLLFIESIPYWETRGYVAIILRNYWMYEIQSGKNGGSMKGLAQYLWPTVPNQGRVSTVRMVRTSSHGGSIAAR; from the coding sequence TTGGCGTCGCCTGCTTGGGCCGGAACTGCCGACACTGTTCGTCAAGCTGTAGCGCCGGATGCGTTGGAGCAGATTGGCGGGCAACCCAGCGCCAAGGATAAGCAGTCGTTTTCCGCTATTTTCGCCGCGATAGATGGAAAAAGCTGGTCAGAAGCGAGCAAGCTGATTGATGCTGCACCAAAAGGTCCGTTGGCGCACATCGCACGCGCCGAACTTTATTTGGCGGCCGGTAGCCCCAAAGTAGAAGCGAGCCAGCTGCAGTCATTGTTAAATGACGCCCCGTGGTTGCCGCAGGCTGAAAGGCTTGAGAAAATGGCGTCGAAGCGTGGTGCAAGCGACCTGCCAATACGACCCGGTACAAAGCGCTTTTCCTTCCTGGGTAGTGCGCCAAAGCGCGACTTACCGGATGCAAGCCCTGCCGCTGCGACGCTGCGTGACAAGTTGCAGGTCGAAATCAAGGCAGACAATCCGTCCGGTGCCGAATCTCTGCTCGAAGCACAAGCCAGCAGTCTGGACATCCGTGCGCTCACCGAGCTTCGCTATCGTGTTGCTTGGTCCTATTATATCGAAAATGATGATGCCAATGCCCGCCGGGTAGCTGGTGTGGCCCGCGCCGCTGGCGGGGAATGGGGAACGCAGGCGGAATGGGTGCACGCGCTCGCGGACTGGCGATTGGGTGACCACAAAGAAGCTTTTGCTTCATTTGACCGCGTTTCTCGTGCCACCGACAATGAAGAATTGAAAGCTGCTGCCCTGTTCTGGAGCAGCCGTGCAGCAGTTGCGGCGCGCCAGCCGCAGCAGGTTCAGCCACGTTTGCAAGCGGCGGCCCGTATGCAGGAAACGTTTTACGGTCTGTTGGCGGCCGAAGCACTTGGCATGGAACCCGTGGCATCAAAAACCGTACGCCGCACAGCGCCCGATTGGAAACAGGTTACTGGAACGGACAATGTGCGGGCAGCCATTGCGTTATCCGCCATTGGAAAAAACGAACTGGCGGATGAAGCCCTGCGTCATCAGGCGCGTATCGGGGACGAACGCCAACATGCGGCGCTCGCCCGATTGGCTGGAGCATTGAACCTGCCTGCCACCCAATTGTGGATGGGGCACTACGGGCCACGTGGTGAAAATTTGGATCCGATGGCGCGCTATCCCTTACCAAGTTGGCAACCTAGCGGTGGTTGGCGCATTGATCCGGCACTGGTGTACGCACATACCTTGCAGGAATCGGCCTTCCGCACCTCGGTTATCAGCGGTGCTGGCGCTCGAGGCCTAATGCAGGTCAAACCGACAACCGCTCAGGAAATGGCCCGTGCACGCGGAGCGTACCTTTCCGCAAGTGATCTCGACCGGCCGGCGGTAAATCTTGAATATGGCCAAAGCTATATTGAAAAACTGCGCGATTTGAACGCGACGGGGGGGCTACTGCCTAAAGTCATCGCCGCCTACAACGCTGGACCTGCGCCGGTCACCCGCTGGAACAATGAAATCCGCGACAATGGCGATCCATTGTTGTTCATTGAATCCATCCCCTATTGGGAAACGCGAGGTTATGTTGCAATTATCCTGCGTAATTACTGGATGTACGAAATCCAGAGCGGTAAAAATGGCGGCAGCATGAAGGGGCTGGCACAGTATCTATGGCCAACAGTGCCCAATCAAGGACGTGTCTCAACGGTCCGCATGGTTCGCACCTCAAGCCATGGAGGAAGCATTGCCGCTCGATGA
- a CDS encoding PA0069 family radical SAM protein, whose amino-acid sequence MAGRGAPANTSPSRFNLNSREADGDWLDEREEIDGGTAPLRTQVTSERPKSILARNTSPDIPFDKSVNPYRGCEHGCIYCYARPTHAYHDMSPGLDFESRLFAKPDAASLLRKEIGRKGHVPTPIAFGTNTDAYQPIEREWRIMRQCLEVLAEANHPLTITTKSDRILRDIDLLAPMATKGLVAVAISVTMLDPALHRILEPRAPRPEKRLAAIKELATAGIPTHVNVAPIIPAINDHEIDSIIERAADAGAKTASWIPLRLPHEVAPLFQDWLQVHFPDRAGKVMSIVRSIREGRDNDPNFFQRMRGSGPWADLIRNRFRIAARKAGLNQTRIELRSDLFIPPRCDGQLALF is encoded by the coding sequence GTGGCGGGACGAGGCGCGCCTGCCAACACCTCCCCTTCGCGTTTCAATCTGAATTCGCGGGAGGCGGATGGCGATTGGCTGGATGAACGCGAAGAGATTGACGGAGGCACTGCCCCACTGAGAACGCAAGTGACGTCGGAACGTCCAAAATCCATCCTTGCCCGTAATACATCTCCTGACATCCCATTCGACAAATCGGTCAACCCCTATCGTGGCTGCGAACATGGATGCATCTATTGCTATGCCCGGCCTACCCATGCCTATCATGACATGTCGCCAGGGCTTGATTTTGAAAGCCGCCTGTTCGCCAAACCCGATGCAGCGAGCTTGCTGCGTAAGGAAATCGGGCGCAAGGGGCATGTACCGACACCCATTGCCTTTGGCACGAACACAGACGCCTATCAGCCCATTGAACGCGAATGGAGAATCATGCGCCAATGCCTCGAAGTACTGGCAGAGGCCAATCATCCGCTAACTATCACGACAAAGTCTGACCGTATCCTGCGGGATATCGATTTACTGGCACCCATGGCGACGAAGGGGTTGGTGGCTGTAGCAATTTCGGTGACCATGCTCGATCCGGCTTTGCACCGGATTTTAGAACCGCGCGCACCTCGCCCGGAGAAGCGATTGGCGGCAATTAAAGAGCTGGCGACCGCAGGCATCCCCACTCACGTCAATGTCGCACCTATCATTCCCGCGATAAACGACCATGAAATCGACTCTATCATAGAGCGAGCGGCAGACGCTGGCGCGAAAACCGCAAGCTGGATTCCGCTTCGCTTGCCACATGAAGTCGCACCTTTATTTCAGGATTGGCTGCAAGTGCATTTTCCCGACCGAGCAGGCAAGGTTATGTCGATTGTTCGCTCAATCCGTGAAGGCAGAGACAACGATCCGAACTTTTTCCAGCGCATGCGCGGGTCGGGACCTTGGGCTGATTTGATCAGGAACCGTTTTAGAATCGCTGCGCGAAAGGCCGGACTAAACCAGACAAGGATAGAATTGCGCAGCGACCTGTTCATTCCGCCCCGCTGCGACGGACAACTGGCGCTGTTCTGA